One Halobacterium sp. DL1 DNA window includes the following coding sequences:
- a CDS encoding malate synthase, translating to MTDSNPTDPTARHYDREFVRTFFTSPTAVSGEDDSAKLLRRAAQLRGMQAPDVWVPDNEDATAPSMREEGVQNVVDVVAEYGADFRGEIHPRIVWHRDDPATRYQGFQHAMDIADPDNGAVEHVDGFVIPEVGDLDDWKKADECLTIVEHEHGLEPRSLSMSVIIESGEAELAMGDLRAELGKPSNNLERMFLLVDGEVDYTKDMRASTPTGELPPWPELRHNTSRGASAAGLVAVDGPFDDIRDVEGYRERMRENRAKGMTGIWSLTPRQVEVANAAPLPPESGSWLLDVDGEPVELGTEDGQQVYRGDAIGLEATDNGRYVLRDGDDERELDGDELREELLDRTSYVPSMDDLVDSMEEFEAARDAGQGAIAMTQSATIAIDDVAVDVQRDRMWDEATYQAAQTPIAVFQDVYEHRPDQHRELEERYGADVVERATNVGN from the coding sequence ATGACTGATTCGAACCCGACCGACCCGACCGCTCGCCACTACGACCGCGAGTTCGTCCGGACGTTCTTCACGTCCCCGACGGCCGTCTCGGGCGAGGACGATTCGGCGAAGCTGCTCCGCCGGGCCGCCCAGCTCCGGGGCATGCAGGCGCCGGACGTCTGGGTGCCGGACAACGAGGACGCCACCGCGCCGTCGATGCGCGAGGAGGGCGTCCAGAACGTCGTCGACGTCGTCGCCGAGTACGGCGCAGACTTCCGGGGCGAGATCCACCCGCGCATCGTCTGGCACCGCGACGACCCCGCGACCCGCTATCAGGGGTTCCAGCACGCCATGGACATCGCAGACCCCGACAACGGCGCGGTCGAGCACGTCGACGGCTTCGTGATTCCGGAGGTCGGCGACCTCGACGACTGGAAGAAGGCCGACGAGTGTCTCACCATCGTCGAGCACGAACACGGCCTCGAACCCCGCTCGCTCTCGATGTCCGTCATAATCGAGAGCGGGGAGGCCGAACTCGCGATGGGCGACCTCCGCGCGGAGCTGGGGAAGCCGTCGAACAACCTCGAACGAATGTTCCTGCTTGTCGACGGCGAGGTCGACTACACGAAGGACATGCGCGCGTCGACGCCCACGGGCGAACTCCCGCCGTGGCCCGAGTTGCGCCACAACACGTCGCGTGGCGCCAGCGCAGCCGGTCTCGTCGCCGTCGACGGCCCCTTCGACGACATCCGCGACGTAGAGGGCTACCGCGAGCGCATGCGGGAGAACCGCGCGAAGGGGATGACCGGCATCTGGTCGCTCACCCCCAGGCAGGTCGAGGTGGCCAACGCCGCGCCGCTCCCGCCGGAGTCCGGGTCGTGGCTGCTCGACGTCGACGGCGAGCCGGTCGAACTCGGCACCGAGGACGGCCAGCAGGTCTACCGCGGCGACGCAATCGGCCTCGAGGCGACCGACAACGGCCGCTACGTCCTCCGGGACGGCGACGACGAGCGCGAACTCGACGGCGACGAACTCCGCGAGGAACTGCTCGACCGCACGTCCTACGTCCCGAGCATGGACGACCTCGTGGACTCCATGGAGGAGTTCGAGGCCGCCAGGGACGCGGGGCAGGGCGCCATCGCGATGACCCAGTCCGCGACCATCGCCATCGACGACGTGGCGGTCGACGTCCAGCGGGACCGGATGTGGGACGAGGCCACCTACCAGGCGGCACAGACGCCCATCGCCGTCTTCCAGGACGTCTACGAGCACCGCCCCGACCAGCACAGGGAACTCGAGGAGCGGTACGGCGCGGACGTCGTCGAGCGCGCGACGAACGTCGGCAACTGA
- the rpl40e gene encoding 50S ribosomal protein L40 (contains a zinc-finger motif): MTETIEDRLLGKQICMRCNARNPKDAESCRKCGYKNLRPKAKETRST; this comes from the coding sequence ATGACCGAGACCATCGAGGACCGGCTGCTGGGCAAGCAGATCTGCATGCGGTGCAACGCGCGGAACCCGAAGGACGCCGAGAGCTGCCGGAAGTGCGGCTACAAGAACCTCCGCCCGAAGGCCAAGGAGACCCGTTCGACGTAA
- a CDS encoding phosphate ABC transporter permease produces MASSDIQRVKDRIERRQRRRRILGALGVFFVVGATALGMRYVGFTVAELVRQFPIWLSFVTEFLNPDFVDFTIASKNQGISGLDGLWYSLTHPSTIVESAGATQSSGSVLVAAAVMTIIVGFTGTVLGFPLALLLGVLGSERVTPFPFNFIFRGTMSTIRAVPSLVWILIYIPLFGISPKSAIFAIATDTIGNLGRLFTDELEEINDGPIEAISSTGANRPQTVIFGMLSQVSSSFIAWTMYVLEINTRIAISLGVVGAGGLGQYISLKIQFGTPEAYAQAAAGLLMVVVIVISVELLSSRIRARLRPGESQDTSIVDAVKGLFDGDKWLGRGDPKN; encoded by the coding sequence ATGGCATCGAGCGACATCCAACGAGTCAAGGACAGGATCGAACGACGACAGCGCCGCCGACGCATCCTCGGCGCACTCGGCGTCTTCTTCGTAGTGGGGGCGACCGCACTCGGGATGCGGTACGTCGGGTTCACCGTCGCAGAACTGGTCCGACAGTTCCCGATCTGGCTGAGTTTCGTCACGGAGTTCCTCAACCCGGACTTCGTCGACTTCACGATCGCGTCGAAGAACCAGGGCATCAGCGGTCTCGACGGCCTCTGGTACAGTCTCACACACCCCAGTACCATCGTCGAGAGCGCAGGAGCGACCCAGTCGAGCGGGTCCGTGCTCGTCGCGGCAGCCGTCATGACCATCATCGTCGGCTTCACCGGCACCGTACTGGGCTTCCCGCTCGCACTCCTCCTCGGCGTGCTCGGCTCCGAACGCGTCACGCCGTTCCCGTTCAACTTCATCTTCCGCGGCACGATGTCCACCATCCGGGCCGTGCCGTCGCTCGTCTGGATCCTCATCTACATCCCGCTGTTCGGCATCAGCCCGAAGTCCGCCATTTTCGCCATCGCGACGGACACCATCGGGAACCTCGGCCGCCTGTTCACGGACGAACTCGAAGAGATCAACGACGGCCCCATCGAGGCCATTAGTTCGACGGGCGCGAATCGCCCACAGACGGTCATTTTCGGGATGCTCAGTCAGGTCTCGTCGTCGTTCATCGCGTGGACGATGTACGTCCTCGAGATCAACACCCGCATCGCCATCAGCCTCGGCGTCGTCGGTGCCGGCGGCCTCGGCCAGTACATCAGCCTGAAGATCCAGTTCGGCACGCCGGAAGCCTACGCGCAGGCGGCCGCGGGCCTGCTGATGGTCGTGGTCATCGTCATCAGCGTCGAACTGCTCTCCTCGCGTATCCGCGCCCGCCTCCGTCCCGGCGAGAGCCAGGACACGTCGATCGTCGACGCCGTCAAGGGTCTGTTCGACGGCGACAAGTGGCTCGGTCGCGGCGACCCGAAGAACTAG
- a CDS encoding phosphate ABC transporter substrate-binding protein: MDRRNFLKAAGAAGAAGLTAGCLGQFGSQPYVDGDVRFLMSPTEPQDQMTAQYEPVQERLAETIDAVDEIDIKYAANYAAALNALDSGTADVAETGPFAAALGVNSEKADIILQREAYGGWTYKSVIVTREDSDIESLSDLEGETVAFADALSASGSLYPLWMLKDAGLEIPDEPGSTAGANFDPNWSSHASAMEALRNEQAAAAGVGYFITSGDESEYAEGIREVASEDGIPRAPIVVSPKLSDDEKDTITEAFTEAPDEMYYGADGEEGTDDDIWFSGVRERGVDTYQPVIDVAQELGYSEDVFEDSGE, encoded by the coding sequence ATGGACCGTCGAAACTTCCTCAAAGCGGCCGGCGCAGCGGGTGCAGCCGGTCTCACGGCAGGATGTCTCGGGCAGTTCGGTAGTCAGCCGTACGTCGACGGCGACGTGCGCTTCCTGATGTCGCCGACCGAACCACAGGACCAGATGACGGCGCAGTACGAACCCGTCCAGGAGCGCCTCGCGGAGACCATCGACGCCGTCGACGAGATCGACATCAAGTACGCCGCAAACTACGCGGCGGCACTCAACGCGCTCGACTCCGGCACTGCCGACGTCGCCGAGACGGGGCCGTTCGCGGCCGCGCTCGGCGTCAACTCCGAGAAGGCGGACATCATCCTCCAGCGAGAGGCGTACGGCGGCTGGACGTACAAGTCCGTCATCGTCACCCGCGAGGACTCCGACATCGAATCGCTGTCCGACCTCGAAGGCGAGACAGTCGCGTTCGCCGACGCACTCTCGGCGTCCGGCTCGCTGTACCCCCTGTGGATGCTGAAGGACGCGGGTCTCGAGATCCCCGACGAACCCGGCAGCACGGCAGGCGCGAACTTCGACCCGAACTGGTCGAGCCACGCGTCCGCAATGGAAGCACTCCGTAACGAGCAGGCCGCCGCAGCAGGCGTCGGCTACTTCATCACCTCGGGCGACGAGAGCGAGTACGCGGAGGGCATCCGAGAGGTCGCCTCCGAGGATGGCATCCCGCGCGCCCCCATCGTAGTGAGTCCGAAGCTCTCGGACGACGAGAAGGACACGATCACGGAGGCGTTCACGGAGGCGCCCGACGAGATGTACTACGGTGCCGACGGCGAGGAAGGCACCGACGACGACATTTGGTTCTCCGGCGTGCGTGAGCGTGGCGTCGACACGTACCAGCCAGTCATCGACGTGGCCCAGGAACTGGGCTACAGCGAGGACGTCTTCGAGGACTCCGGCGAGTAA
- the hisH gene encoding imidazole glycerol phosphate synthase (with HisF IGPS catalyzes the conversion of phosphoribulosyl-formimino-5-aminoimidazole-4-carboxamide ribonucleotide phosphate and glutamine to imidazole-glycerol phosphate, 5-aminoimidazol-4-carboxamide ribonucleotide, and glutamate in histidine biosynthesis; the HisH subunit provides the glutamine amidotransferase activity that produces the ammonia necessary to HisF for the synthesis of imidazole-glycerol phosphate and 5-aminoimidazol-4-carboxamide ribonucleotide) has translation MSTPPPEQTSASVVVVDYGLGNLRSVTRGLERANAEVSVVDDPAALDDADGIVLPGVGAFGDGMENAGPFRDALVDAAEDGRPLFGICLGMQMLLTESEEAERAGQGDARGLDLIPGRNVRFKGDVKVPHMGWNDLDVVRDHPLVDGVDGEYAYFVHSYYAELESDDHAVTETEYGTRFPSIVANDEGNVFGTQFHPEKSGETGLQILRNFVDICAEQ, from the coding sequence ATGAGCACGCCGCCACCCGAGCAGACGTCCGCCTCAGTCGTCGTCGTGGACTACGGCCTCGGGAACCTCCGGAGCGTCACGCGCGGCCTCGAGCGCGCGAACGCCGAGGTCTCCGTCGTCGACGACCCGGCGGCCCTCGACGACGCGGACGGCATCGTCCTCCCGGGCGTCGGCGCGTTCGGCGACGGCATGGAGAACGCCGGTCCGTTCCGGGACGCGCTCGTCGACGCCGCCGAGGACGGCCGCCCGCTGTTCGGCATCTGTCTCGGGATGCAGATGCTGCTCACCGAGAGCGAGGAGGCAGAACGGGCGGGGCAGGGCGACGCCCGCGGCCTCGACCTGATTCCGGGACGCAACGTCCGCTTCAAGGGTGACGTGAAAGTCCCGCACATGGGCTGGAACGACCTCGACGTCGTCCGGGACCACCCGCTCGTCGACGGGGTCGACGGGGAGTACGCCTACTTCGTCCACTCCTACTACGCCGAACTGGAGAGCGACGACCACGCCGTCACGGAGACGGAGTACGGCACGCGCTTCCCCTCCATCGTCGCCAACGACGAGGGCAACGTCTTCGGCACGCAGTTCCACCCCGAGAAGTCCGGCGAGACCGGACTCCAGATTCTCCGCAACTTCGTCGACATCTGCGCCGAGCAGTAG
- a CDS encoding DNA polymerase, with protein sequence MDSMDGLEVTDCTKCEELVESRSQIVNGAGPADADVLFVGEGPGANEDEQGEPFVGRSGSVLDDALADAGLERADIRMTNCVRCRPPENRDPTKEELNNCRPYLAREVELVAPEVVVTLGKVPGEHLLERSVAVTKETGDVERVELGGEPRDVLLCLHPAATLYDASQKEAFRETIEKAATMAGVEGGQSRLGEY encoded by the coding sequence ATGGACAGCATGGACGGCCTCGAGGTGACCGACTGCACGAAGTGCGAGGAACTCGTCGAGTCCCGCAGCCAGATCGTCAACGGGGCCGGCCCCGCGGACGCCGACGTCCTGTTCGTCGGCGAGGGTCCGGGCGCCAACGAGGACGAGCAGGGCGAACCGTTCGTCGGGCGCAGCGGCAGCGTCCTCGACGACGCGCTCGCGGACGCCGGCCTCGAACGGGCGGATATCCGCATGACGAACTGCGTGCGCTGCCGGCCGCCCGAGAACCGCGACCCGACGAAGGAGGAGCTGAATAACTGCCGGCCGTACCTCGCGCGCGAGGTGGAGCTCGTCGCCCCCGAGGTGGTCGTCACGCTCGGGAAGGTGCCGGGCGAACACCTCCTCGAGCGCAGCGTCGCGGTCACGAAGGAGACGGGAGACGTCGAGCGCGTCGAACTCGGCGGCGAGCCACGCGACGTGCTGCTCTGTCTCCACCCGGCGGCGACGCTGTACGACGCGAGCCAGAAGGAAGCGTTCCGCGAGACCATCGAGAAGGCGGCCACGATGGCCGGCGTCGAGGGCGGCCAGTCGCGGCTGGGCGAGTACTAG
- a CDS encoding isocitrate lyase, which translates to MTDGTDYTRRDLDNPAGRQFRDLLDDQEYVFAPGLYHALDARLAEKAGLDAAYMSGYSTVLGQFGLPDLEMVSMTEMVENAKRIVDATDLPVVADADTGYGGVHNVRRAVREYEKAGVAAVHIEDQTTPKRCGHIAGKQIVSREKARARFEAAVDAKQSDDTVIIARTDAYGSANGDWEEHLERGRIYADAGVDLVWPEMPDPSREDAVEYAETIHETHPDLDLAFNYSSSFAWSEQDDPLTFEELGDLGYKYIFITLYGLHSGAHAVYEDMANIRENAEAAQFDLEDRYLGHETESHHELSQVSRYQDIETQFDPEARRRIEQSEGYAEDESDPITADDAAPEASNDD; encoded by the coding sequence ATGACTGACGGCACCGACTACACGCGACGCGACCTCGACAACCCCGCGGGCCGCCAGTTCCGCGACCTGCTCGACGACCAGGAGTACGTGTTCGCACCCGGCCTCTACCACGCGCTGGACGCCCGCCTCGCCGAGAAGGCGGGGCTGGACGCCGCGTACATGAGCGGCTACTCGACGGTGCTCGGGCAGTTCGGCCTCCCGGACCTCGAGATGGTGTCGATGACGGAGATGGTCGAGAACGCCAAGCGCATCGTCGACGCCACCGACCTCCCCGTGGTCGCGGACGCCGACACCGGCTACGGCGGCGTCCACAACGTCCGCCGGGCCGTCCGCGAGTACGAGAAGGCGGGCGTCGCCGCCGTCCACATCGAGGACCAGACGACGCCCAAGCGCTGTGGCCACATCGCCGGCAAGCAGATCGTCTCCCGGGAGAAGGCCCGGGCGCGCTTCGAGGCCGCCGTGGACGCCAAGCAGAGCGATGACACGGTGATAATCGCGCGCACGGACGCCTACGGCTCCGCGAACGGCGACTGGGAGGAACACCTCGAACGCGGCCGCATCTACGCCGACGCTGGCGTCGACCTCGTCTGGCCCGAGATGCCCGACCCGAGCCGCGAGGACGCCGTGGAGTACGCCGAGACCATCCACGAGACTCACCCGGACCTCGACCTCGCGTTCAACTACTCGTCGTCGTTCGCGTGGAGCGAACAGGACGACCCGCTGACGTTCGAAGAGCTCGGCGACCTCGGGTACAAGTACATCTTCATCACGCTGTACGGCCTGCACTCGGGCGCACACGCGGTCTACGAGGACATGGCGAACATCCGGGAGAACGCCGAGGCGGCGCAGTTCGACCTCGAAGACCGCTACCTCGGCCACGAGACGGAGAGCCACCACGAGCTCTCCCAGGTGTCCCGCTACCAGGACATCGAGACCCAGTTCGACCCGGAGGCCCGCCGACGCATCGAGCAGTCGGAGGGGTACGCCGAGGACGAGAGCGACCCCATCACGGCCGACGACGCCGCGCCCGAAGCCAGCAACGATGACTGA
- a CDS encoding acetyltransferase, giving the protein MPGRPFVSGERVDLCAVSEDDVEFLLDTVNDPAVWRTTGMRTPLTEKQEREWYEERASADNGNVNFVVAVDGDPVGSLGIHGVDDANGSAELGIFLAEEHWGNGYGTEAGRLATQYAFDQHRRHRVVARVFEGNEASARIWEKLGYELEGTHRDQVFVDGDYLDVRYYAVLEDEWREEE; this is encoded by the coding sequence ATGCCAGGACGCCCCTTCGTCTCAGGTGAGCGCGTGGACCTCTGTGCGGTCTCGGAGGACGACGTCGAGTTCCTCCTGGACACCGTCAACGACCCCGCCGTCTGGCGGACGACCGGGATGCGGACGCCGCTCACGGAGAAACAAGAGCGGGAGTGGTACGAGGAGCGCGCGAGCGCGGACAACGGCAACGTGAACTTCGTCGTCGCCGTCGACGGCGACCCGGTCGGCAGCCTCGGCATCCACGGCGTCGACGACGCCAACGGGAGCGCGGAACTCGGCATCTTCCTCGCCGAGGAGCACTGGGGCAACGGCTACGGCACGGAGGCCGGCCGGCTCGCCACGCAGTACGCGTTCGACCAGCACCGCCGCCACCGCGTCGTCGCCCGCGTCTTCGAGGGCAACGAGGCGTCGGCCCGCATCTGGGAGAAACTCGGCTACGAACTGGAGGGCACCCACCGCGACCAGGTGTTCGTCGACGGCGACTACCTCGACGTGCGGTACTACGCGGTGCTCGAAGACGAGTGGCGCGAGGAGGAGTAG
- a CDS encoding glycosyl transferase → MDAPPTSVLLPTTRWTPACEEVATQLGPEDELLVVCDTETDPVAERVADEPDRVRLVVAGEPEGCSGKANAVAAGMEAARHDRVAWTDDDFHHPPDWLDGLQADYERHGPVSELPAFVGRDPLSVLLEPLYVLGGTAGVYAGDKVWAGAVLFERGDLDVDAFLADLRRTVSDDGLLSEHLDATALRRTRRVAVGGSIRESLERHVRFSKIAYIHDPRGMVASSVVTAGLAAASLLAPLYAFVVAALLFSGLYAAFGNRRWTAVLAYPAMLASLPLLVYAHARRTFVWGGRRYRWRSKFDVEVSS, encoded by the coding sequence ATGGACGCACCGCCGACGAGCGTCCTCCTGCCGACGACGCGGTGGACGCCGGCCTGCGAGGAGGTAGCGACACAGCTCGGCCCGGAGGACGAACTGCTGGTCGTCTGCGACACCGAAACGGACCCCGTCGCCGAGCGGGTCGCCGACGAACCCGACCGCGTTCGGCTGGTGGTCGCCGGGGAGCCAGAGGGCTGCTCGGGGAAGGCCAACGCCGTCGCGGCAGGGATGGAGGCAGCCCGCCACGACCGAGTCGCCTGGACCGACGACGACTTCCACCACCCGCCGGACTGGCTCGACGGTCTCCAGGCCGACTACGAGCGCCACGGTCCGGTGTCCGAACTTCCGGCGTTCGTCGGGCGGGACCCGCTCTCGGTGCTCCTGGAGCCACTGTACGTGCTCGGCGGGACCGCCGGCGTCTACGCCGGGGACAAGGTGTGGGCCGGCGCCGTGCTGTTCGAGCGCGGCGACCTGGACGTCGACGCCTTCCTCGCGGACCTGCGGCGCACCGTCAGCGACGACGGTCTGCTCTCCGAGCACCTCGACGCGACCGCGCTCCGCCGGACCCGGCGGGTGGCTGTCGGCGGGTCCATCCGGGAGAGCCTTGAGCGACACGTCCGGTTCTCGAAGATAGCCTACATCCACGACCCGCGGGGGATGGTCGCAAGCAGCGTCGTGACCGCCGGCCTCGCGGCCGCCAGTCTGCTCGCGCCGCTGTACGCGTTCGTCGTGGCGGCGCTGCTGTTCTCTGGCCTGTACGCCGCGTTCGGCAACCGGCGCTGGACGGCGGTCCTCGCGTACCCCGCGATGCTCGCGTCGTTACCGCTGCTCGTGTACGCTCACGCCCGCCGGACGTTCGTCTGGGGCGGCCGGCGCTACCGCTGGCGGAGCAAGTTCGATGTCGAGGTGTCGTCCTGA
- a CDS encoding luciferase: protein MVDLGYTLSSEEHPPNDLVADAVRAEDAGFDFLGISDHFHPWTSQQGESPFVWSTLGGVAHATDDIPVGVGVTCPIIRYHPATVAHAAGSVAAMLPGRFALGVGTGELLNEHVYGDHWPEHAVRLEMLEEAVDVIRKLWTGEQVSHHGEYYTVQNARLFTLPEETPPIHVSAYGERTAKVAADIGDGFWCVGPQDTVETWEQAGGEGPRYTQLQMCYAETEEEAVETAYEWWPNDALPGELSAQLPTPVHFEQACEMVSKEDIREGSMVTSPDPEDHVESIREAVDAGYDHVYVHQVGPNQASFVEFYEEEVFPALEDAGLA, encoded by the coding sequence GGCTACACGCTCTCCAGCGAGGAACACCCGCCGAACGACCTCGTCGCCGACGCGGTCCGCGCGGAGGACGCCGGCTTCGACTTCCTCGGCATCTCCGACCACTTCCACCCGTGGACGAGCCAGCAGGGTGAGAGCCCGTTCGTCTGGTCGACGCTCGGCGGCGTCGCCCACGCGACCGACGACATCCCCGTCGGCGTCGGCGTCACCTGCCCCATCATCCGCTACCACCCCGCGACCGTCGCGCACGCAGCGGGGTCCGTCGCCGCGATGCTGCCCGGGCGGTTCGCGCTCGGTGTCGGCACCGGCGAACTCCTCAACGAGCACGTCTACGGCGACCACTGGCCCGAGCACGCGGTTCGCCTGGAGATGCTCGAGGAGGCCGTCGACGTCATCCGGAAGCTCTGGACGGGCGAGCAGGTGAGCCACCACGGCGAGTACTACACCGTCCAGAACGCGCGGCTGTTCACGCTCCCCGAGGAGACGCCACCCATCCACGTCTCCGCGTACGGCGAGCGAACGGCGAAGGTGGCCGCCGACATCGGCGACGGCTTCTGGTGCGTCGGCCCGCAGGACACCGTCGAGACCTGGGAGCAGGCGGGCGGGGAGGGGCCGCGGTACACCCAGCTCCAGATGTGTTACGCTGAAACCGAGGAGGAGGCCGTCGAGACCGCCTACGAGTGGTGGCCGAACGACGCGCTCCCCGGCGAGTTGAGCGCCCAGTTGCCGACGCCGGTCCACTTCGAGCAGGCCTGCGAGATGGTGTCGAAGGAGGACATCCGTGAGGGGAGCATGGTCACCAGCCCCGACCCCGAGGACCACGTCGAGAGCATCCGGGAGGCCGTCGACGCGGGCTACGACCACGTCTACGTCCACCAGGTCGGCCCCAATCAGGCGTCGTTCGTCGAGTTCTACGAGGAGGAGGTGTTCCCCGCGCTCGAGGACGCCGGGCTGGCGTAG
- a CDS encoding phosphonate ABC transporter ATP-binding protein, with protein MATVTASDVTKVYGEDTVALNDVSFEIPDGEFVVLLGPSGAGKSTLLRILNGLTQPTEGALTIGDEVVSGTRSDVAMVFQMHYLVESMSAYRNSLTGALNRTETVDSVLTHYDEPDKEMALNALDTVGLLEEADQRAGSMSGGQQQRVGIARALTQDPGLLLADEPVASLDPRAAQEVMQYLKDAATERDLTSIVSLHQVNIAREFGERFIGLRDGEVVFDGGKEELTMDVVDRIYYGDGDTTDHGVEHITGN; from the coding sequence ATGGCGACAGTAACCGCATCGGACGTCACCAAGGTCTACGGCGAGGATACGGTGGCGCTGAACGACGTATCATTCGAGATCCCCGACGGCGAGTTCGTGGTCTTGCTGGGGCCGTCGGGCGCGGGAAAATCGACGCTCCTCCGGATTCTCAACGGTCTGACGCAGCCGACCGAAGGGGCCCTCACTATCGGCGACGAAGTGGTCAGTGGCACCCGTTCGGACGTCGCGATGGTGTTCCAGATGCACTACCTCGTCGAGTCGATGAGCGCCTACCGGAACTCGCTGACGGGCGCGCTGAACCGGACCGAGACGGTCGACAGCGTGCTCACGCACTACGACGAACCGGACAAGGAGATGGCGCTGAACGCCCTCGACACCGTCGGCCTGCTGGAGGAGGCTGACCAGCGCGCCGGGTCGATGTCCGGCGGCCAACAGCAGCGCGTCGGCATCGCTCGCGCACTCACGCAGGACCCGGGTCTGCTGCTGGCCGACGAACCGGTCGCCAGCCTCGACCCGCGCGCGGCACAGGAAGTGATGCAGTACCTGAAGGACGCCGCGACCGAGCGCGATCTCACGTCTATCGTCTCGCTGCACCAGGTAAACATCGCACGCGAGTTCGGTGAACGCTTCATCGGTCTCCGGGACGGCGAAGTCGTCTTCGACGGCGGGAAGGAGGAACTGACGATGGATGTCGTCGACCGCATCTACTACGGCGACGGCGACACTACCGACCACGGCGTCGAACACATCACGGGGAACTGA
- a CDS encoding metallo-beta-lactamase, giving the protein MNVEHVTSDAETFTCNAFLAPGDHTTLVDAGAYDGVVDEIRQHTDHLDAVVLTHQHGDHVQQLEAVCEAFDPDVYAYDDHPLRTHALDDGDHVTIGDDEFEVVFTPGHAPDHVSFVSEAALFSGDVVVHDDGAFDDGSFGRTDMAGQSRDRLIESIRELLDRLPASVSEMYSGHGGVYEGDVRAVVERALERAERREPKYPDE; this is encoded by the coding sequence ATGAACGTGGAACACGTCACGAGCGACGCCGAGACGTTCACCTGCAACGCGTTCCTCGCGCCCGGCGACCACACGACGCTCGTCGACGCGGGCGCGTACGACGGCGTCGTCGACGAGATTCGCCAGCACACGGACCACCTGGACGCAGTGGTGCTTACCCACCAGCACGGCGACCACGTCCAGCAACTCGAGGCCGTCTGCGAGGCCTTCGACCCTGACGTGTACGCCTACGACGACCACCCGCTGCGGACCCACGCGCTCGACGACGGGGACCACGTCACCATCGGCGACGACGAGTTCGAGGTGGTGTTCACGCCCGGGCACGCCCCCGACCACGTCTCGTTCGTCTCCGAGGCGGCGCTGTTCTCCGGTGACGTCGTCGTCCACGACGACGGCGCCTTCGACGACGGGAGTTTCGGCCGCACGGACATGGCCGGCCAGTCCCGCGACCGCCTGATCGAGAGCATCCGCGAACTGCTCGACCGTCTGCCCGCGTCGGTCTCCGAGATGTACTCGGGACACGGCGGCGTCTACGAGGGCGACGTGCGGGCGGTCGTCGAACGCGCGCTGGAGCGCGCCGAGCGCCGCGAACCGAAGTACCCCGACGAGTAG
- a CDS encoding death domain-associated protein, translating into MGFGSYDESEQETQSLDSEEIDTEESLDTGEFEHAGDVSYEIGASNDELLDRLQDIKEQ; encoded by the coding sequence ATGGGCTTCGGGAGCTACGACGAATCCGAACAGGAAACCCAGTCTCTCGACTCCGAGGAGATCGACACCGAGGAGAGCCTCGACACGGGCGAGTTCGAACACGCGGGGGACGTGAGCTACGAGATCGGGGCGTCGAACGACGAACTGCTCGACCGCCTGCAGGACATCAAGGAACAGTAG